A segment of the Candidatus Poribacteria bacterium genome:
ATTGTGCTGTAATGGAGCGAAATTCCGTGAAACCGGTTTGGTAACTTCGGTAGAGTGGGTTTGCACGTTCGGCTTGCGCACAAGCGATGCGTGGGAGTTTATCGATGATACCAAGTTCCAACATCATGAGGAAACCTAATCCAAGTGCCGAGACGTTGCCGAGGTTGCCACCCGGAATAATAATCCAATCGGGGACCTCCCAATTGAACTGCTGCACGATTTCGATACTAATCGTTTTTTGCCCCTCAATTCGGATGGAGTTAATTGAATTCGCGAGGTAGAAGTCTTTACGGGCAGCGAGTTGTTGTACAATCGCCATACAGCCATCGAAATCTGTCTCTAACGAGAGTGTTAGGGCACCGTTAGCAATAGGTTGGATGAGTTGTTCACGGGTAACTTTGGCTTTGGGTAGGAGAATAACTGCGGGAATACCAGCTGCAGATGCGTACGCTGCGAGTGAGGCGGAAGTGTCACCTGTAGATGCGCACATAACAGCACGAATGTTCCCAGATTCAGCAATAATCTGTTTAACCATTGAGACGAGAACAGTCATTCCAAGGTCTTTAAAAGAGCCAGTATGACTGTTACCGCACTGCTTAATCCAAAGGTCATGCAAACTAAGTTGTTCACCGAAACGTTCTGCCCAGAACAGATTCGTCCCACCCTCATACATGGAGATGACGTTATCGTCGTCAACATTCGGGCAGACAAGTTCCTTTTTTCCCCAAACACCGCTACCATACGGATATTGTGTCCGCATGTAACGCTTCTCAAAAAGGGATTTCCAATCTGCAGCACTGCGTTGTTTCAGCGCATCCAAATCGTGCCGCACCTCTAACAAGCCGTTGCAATTTTTGCACCGATAGATAATTTCTGTGAGTGAATAGGTTTCACCGCATCCTTCACTGCACTGAAACCAGGCATTGTAGTCCATTACGCTGTACTTTCCTCCATAACAGCTGCGGGCAGTTCTTGTGGGGATTCGCTCCCGTTAGGCGCGCTAAGGAGTTCATCAATCTCATCAAGTGAAGGGAGTTCAGAGGCATCCTTCAATCCGAATTGTTGAAGGAACTCATCGGTCGTTGAGAAAAGGAGAGAACGGCCAGCCTTTCTGCCAGCAATAGAGACAAGCCCTTTCTCAATAAGTGAATTAAGGACACTGTCGCTGTTTACGCCTCGAATCGCAGCCACATCGGCACGCGTGACAGGTTGTTTGTAAGCAACAATCGCAAGCGTTTCTAATGCTGGCGGGGATAGCGTGACGCGAACTTGCTGGGTATAAAACTTCTGAATCCACGCTGAATATTGAGGACGTGTACAAATTTGATACCCGTTCGCAATTTCAGCGAGATGGAAACTGCGTCCCATCTCTTGATAGTCGTCACGGAGGGTATCAAGCACTTTTCGGATAATGCGAACATCTAACCCCGACAGTACTGCCTGAAACTGTTTCAGCGAAATCGGTTCACTGGCAGCGAACAAAATCGCTTCCAAAACCGATTTCAATGCTTGCTCCGACATTGAAGCCGGGTCATCTATTGGTTCCACGAGGGTAACGTATTCAGAATCCATAAACTAAGTTCCTAATAGCCTTGCTCTTCTGAGTGAGGCGTTTCTACGGGCGGAGGCAGCGCAATCTCGTGATCGGTTGTCTCCTCCTCCTGTTTAACGATATAGATACTCTCAAAATGATCGGTTTGGACAGTGACAATTTTCCCAATCCGGATCAGTTCTAAAATAGCAAGAAATGTGACAATCCGATCCAACTTGCTTGAAGATAGCGGAAATAAATCTTCAAAAAGCAATTGGTTTTCGTTTATCAACTGTCTGTCAATGAAAGCGATTTTATCCTCAACGGTGATTGTCTCTTCTTCGACCGTTTCGTACATCTCTTCGGTATCTATCTCTGCAGCACGGTCGTTGATATTCTTGAAAGCAGAGAGTAAATCAAAGAGGGTCGCTTTAATTTCAAACTCACGGGTACCATCTAAATCGGCGTGCAGTTTCGGACTTCTGCTATAGAGCAACGTGCGCCGTTCAGCGTAAACATCCAACGCCTGTGCTGCCTCTTTAAACCGCTTGTATTCTAAGAGCTGTCGGACAAGTTCTGCCTGATCCCCAAGTGTATATTCAGCGTCTGGGGTGAGCTGCGGAAGGATGCTCTGTGATTTGATATGAAGCAGCGTTGCCGCCATCACCAAAAATTCAGATGCGACATCCAAGTCCAACTGCTCCATTAAATTGATGTATTCCAGATACCGCTCTGTGATTTGTGAGATCTGAATGTCATAAATATCCATCTCCTCTTTTTCAATGAGATGGAGCAGCAGATCTAACGGTCCCTCGAATCCCTCTAATTTGATAGAATACATCGGGGACACAGTATCGAGGTCTTGGCTTTCAGGTGTTTGGATTGTTTCAGGTAACATCTATGCTACTTTCAGGATTATAGGACCTAACTTACAAATTTTCCATATCGAAGTTTAAGCAATATCTTCCCAACTTCCATACTTCCAACTGATCCTTTAATATTGAAACTTGCTGAGTATAAAACAATTTATTTTTCAGCGTAAGCCGACAATTGTTGCTATTAAATCGAATATCGCATAACTAATGTCACTCAAGAATCCGAATATGTTGAGTATAGGGAGGAAATATGGCATAAAGATCAGACACATCAAAATTGGCATACCGTAGGGCATTAACTTTTCAAATTGACGTGCAGCATCTTCCGGAAGCAAACCTCGAACAACGCTAAAACCGTCCAGTGGAAAGAGCGGCAGCATATTAAACGCTGCGAGAAACACGCTAATGAGTGCCATCCGAATGACTTGCCTATTTATTTCAGCGTGCAGCAGTGAGCTCCGCGGACTGAAGTCTGTAAATTCCAATACGATCCTAAGTCCTCCCAAAATGACGAAAGTGAGCAGGATATTCATGAAAGGTCCCGCCGCTGCGATTAGCATCAGATCTCGGCGCGGGTTCTTCAGATTGAA
Coding sequences within it:
- the thrC gene encoding threonine synthase, which encodes MDYNAWFQCSEGCGETYSLTEIIYRCKNCNGLLEVRHDLDALKQRSAADWKSLFEKRYMRTQYPYGSGVWGKKELVCPNVDDDNVISMYEGGTNLFWAERFGEQLSLHDLWIKQCGNSHTGSFKDLGMTVLVSMVKQIIAESGNIRAVMCASTGDTSASLAAYASAAGIPAVILLPKAKVTREQLIQPIANGALTLSLETDFDGCMAIVQQLAARKDFYLANSINSIRIEGQKTISIEIVQQFNWEVPDWIIIPGGNLGNVSALGLGFLMMLELGIIDKLPRIACAQAERANPLYRSYQTGFTEFRSITAQSTQATAIQIGNPVSIHRAIRTLKRFDGIVDQATETELADAAARADRTGLFNCPHTGVALAVLIKMIERQQILPDDRVIVISTANGLKFPDFKVAYHNVAPGEPPPRYLNAPVELEADYETVLKQIGAHLDA
- the scpB gene encoding SMC-Scp complex subunit ScpB, whose amino-acid sequence is MDSEYVTLVEPIDDPASMSEQALKSVLEAILFAASEPISLKQFQAVLSGLDVRIIRKVLDTLRDDYQEMGRSFHLAEIANGYQICTRPQYSAWIQKFYTQQVRVTLSPPALETLAIVAYKQPVTRADVAAIRGVNSDSVLNSLIEKGLVSIAGRKAGRSLLFSTTDEFLQQFGLKDASELPSLDEIDELLSAPNGSESPQELPAAVMEESTA
- a CDS encoding segregation/condensation protein A → MLPETIQTPESQDLDTVSPMYSIKLEGFEGPLDLLLHLIEKEEMDIYDIQISQITERYLEYINLMEQLDLDVASEFLVMAATLLHIKSQSILPQLTPDAEYTLGDQAELVRQLLEYKRFKEAAQALDVYAERRTLLYSRSPKLHADLDGTREFEIKATLFDLLSAFKNINDRAAEIDTEEMYETVEEETITVEDKIAFIDRQLINENQLLFEDLFPLSSSKLDRIVTFLAILELIRIGKIVTVQTDHFESIYIVKQEEETTDHEIALPPPVETPHSEEQGY
- a CDS encoding site-2 protease family protein, producing the protein MSNFDPFAAILIVTQFIILLTFHEWGHAKSADMLGDPTAKNQGRMSLNPGVHIDIIGTVILPLLGTLFGGAFFGWAKPVPVNPFNLKNPRRDLMLIAAAGPFMNILLTFVILGGLRIVLEFTDFSPRSSLLHAEINRQVIRMALISVFLAAFNMLPLFPLDGFSVVRGLLPEDAARQFEKLMPYGMPILMCLIFMPYFLPILNIFGFLSDISYAIFDLIATIVGLR